A window from Salvia miltiorrhiza cultivar Shanhuang (shh) chromosome 2, IMPLAD_Smil_shh, whole genome shotgun sequence encodes these proteins:
- the LOC131013387 gene encoding actin-related protein 2/3 complex subunit 5A — translation MAEFVEADNTEAIITRIEHKSRKIESLLKQYKPVEALKTALEGSPPLTKDERCKSANWIVVHRAIMAIKDVDSLFSALDLEYYDVLMKYLYRGLSTGDRPTCDQCLKIHEKLTERAGLGCILRCLADKVNTV, via the exons ATGGCAGAATTTGTGGAAGCAGATAATACAGAAGCCATTATCACTCGAATCGAGCACAAATCCCGCAAGATCGAAAGCCTACTCAAACA GTATAAACCGGTGGAAGCTTTGAAGACAGCTCTTGAAGGGTCGCCTCCCTTGACCAAAGACGAGCGATGCAAG tctGCGAACTGGATTGTGGTGCATAGGGCGATAATGGCGATAAAAGATGTTGATAGTTTGTTCTCGGCTCTTGATCTCGAGTACTATGACGTTCTGATGAA GTACTTATATAGAGGTTTATCTACTGGGGATCGTCCCACGTGTGACCAGTGCCTAAAAATTCACGAAAAACTTACAGAAAGAGCGGGATTGGGATGCATACTACGATGCCTGGCAGACAAAGTGAATACCGTTTAA
- the LOC131013386 gene encoding uncharacterized protein LOC131013386 isoform X2 → MASKFLLLTVFVLDLIAFSLAVAAEHRRSSVSVATEANTKYCAYDSDIATGLGVGSFLFLMVSQLMIMGASKCLCCGRALRPGCSRVWAIVLFIFCWLAFFIAELCLLAGSVRNAYHTKYRTYWSSNPPSCETLRKGVFGAGAAFIVFTGILSQLFYVTYSKTDDGSLPLRQDTGIRMG, encoded by the exons ATGGCGTCCAAATTTTTGTTGCTCACAGTTTTTGTCTTAGATTTGATTGCTTTTTCGCTTGCTGTTGCCGCCGAGCACCGCAGATCTTCT GTGAGCGTTGCAACTGAGGCGAACACGAAGTATTGTGCTTATGATTCGGACATAGCAACGGGGCTAGGCGTGGGCTCATTCTTGTTCCTCATGGTTAGCCAACTAATGATCATGGGTGCAAGTAAATGCTTGTGCTGTGGGAGAGCTCTCCGACCCGGTTGTTCTAGGGTTTGGGCAATTGTGTTGTTCATCTTCTGCTG GCTGGCATTCTTCATTGCTGAGCTATGCTTGTTAGCTGGGTCCGTGAGAAACGCGTACCACACCAAGTACAGGACGTACTGGTCGTCAAATCCTCCTTCGTGTGAGACGTTGAGAAAGGGAGTGTTTGGAGCCGGGGCAGCATTCATAGTCTTCACCGGCATACTCTCTCAGCTTTTCTATGTAACCTATTCCAAAACTGACGACGGATCTCTCCCACTCAGACAGGACACCGGCATAAGGATGGGATAG
- the LOC131013386 gene encoding uncharacterized protein LOC131013386 isoform X1, with product MASKFLLLTVFVLDLIAFSLAVAAEHRRSSVSVATEANTKYCAYDSDIATGLGVGSFLFLMVSQLMIMGASKCLCCGRALRPGCSRVWAIVLFIFCWYTSDLLFNSFNLLQVFIKSILLHIRLAFFIAELCLLAGSVRNAYHTKYRTYWSSNPPSCETLRKGVFGAGAAFIVFTGILSQLFYVTYSKTDDGSLPLRQDTGIRMG from the exons ATGGCGTCCAAATTTTTGTTGCTCACAGTTTTTGTCTTAGATTTGATTGCTTTTTCGCTTGCTGTTGCCGCCGAGCACCGCAGATCTTCT GTGAGCGTTGCAACTGAGGCGAACACGAAGTATTGTGCTTATGATTCGGACATAGCAACGGGGCTAGGCGTGGGCTCATTCTTGTTCCTCATGGTTAGCCAACTAATGATCATGGGTGCAAGTAAATGCTTGTGCTGTGGGAGAGCTCTCCGACCCGGTTGTTCTAGGGTTTGGGCAATTGTGTTGTTCATCTTCTGCTGGTACACTTCAGATCTGCTCTTTAATTCATTCAACTTATTACAAGTGTTCATTAAGTCTATACTGCTTCACATTAGGCTGGCATTCTTCATTGCTGAGCTATGCTTGTTAGCTGGGTCCGTGAGAAACGCGTACCACACCAAGTACAGGACGTACTGGTCGTCAAATCCTCCTTCGTGTGAGACGTTGAGAAAGGGAGTGTTTGGAGCCGGGGCAGCATTCATAGTCTTCACCGGCATACTCTCTCAGCTTTTCTATGTAACCTATTCCAAAACTGACGACGGATCTCTCCCACTCAGACAGGACACCGGCATAAGGATGGGATAG